The Gopherus evgoodei ecotype Sinaloan lineage chromosome 8, rGopEvg1_v1.p, whole genome shotgun sequence genome includes a region encoding these proteins:
- the PURA gene encoding transcriptional activator protein Pur-alpha codes for MADRDSGSEQGGGGGGAPGAGGSGSGGGGPGGGLQHETQELASKRVDIQNKRFYLDVKQNAKGRFLKIAEVGAGGNKSRLTLSMSVAVEFRDYLGDFIEHYAQLGPSQPPELAQAADEPRRALKSEFLVRENRKYYMDLKENQRGRFLRIRQTVNRGPGLGSTQGQTIALPAQGLIEFRDALAKLIDDYGVEEEPAELPEGTSLTVDNKRFFFDVGSNKYGVFMRVSEVKPTYRNSITVPYKVWAKFGHTFCKYSEEMKKIQEKQRDKRAAAAASGPEQQAETESSAAAAGPPGALLQADEPEED; via the coding sequence ATGGCGGACAGAGACAGTGGCAGCGAgcagggcggcggcggcgggggcgCGCCGGGCGCCGGGGGGTCGGGCTCCGGCGGCGGGGGGCCGGGGGGCGGCCTGCAGCACGAGACCCAGGAGCTGGCCTCCAAGCGGGTGGACATCCAGAACAAGCGCTTCTACCTGGACGTGAAGCAGAACGCCAAGGGCCGCTTCCTCAAGATCGCCGAGGTGGGCGCGGGCGGCAACAAGAGCCGCCTCACGCTCTCCATGTCGGTGGCCGTGGAGTTCCGCGACTACCTGGGCGACTTCATCGAGCACTACGCGCAGCTGGGCCCCAGCCAGCCGCCCGAGCTGGCGCAGGCCGCCGACGAGCCGCGCCGGGCGCTGAAGAGCGAGTTTCTGGTGCGGGAGAACCGCAAGTACTACATGGATCTGAAGGAGAACCAGCGCGGCCGCTTCCTCCGCATCCGCCAGACCGTCAACCGGGGGCCCGGCCTGGGCTCCACGCAGGGCCAGACCATCGCGCTGCCGGCGCAGGGGCTCATCGAGTTCCGCGACGCCCTGGCCAAGCTCATCGACGACTACGGCGTGGAGGAGGAGCCGGCCGAGCTGCCCGAGGGCACCTCCTTGACTGTGGACAACAAGCGCTTCTTCTTCGACGTGGGCTCCAACAAGTACGGCGTGTTCATGCGGGTGAGCGAGGTGAAGCCCACCTACCGCAACTCCATCACCGTCCCCTACAAGGTGTGGGCCAAGTTCGGCCACACCTTCTGCAAGTACTCGGAGGAGATGAAGAAGATCCAGGAGAAGCAGCGGGACAAgcgggccgccgccgccgcctccggGCCCGAGCAGCAGGCGGAGACTGAGAGCAGCGCCGCCGCCGCCGggccccccggagcgctgctgcAGGCCGACGAGCCGGAGGAGGATTGA